In Musa acuminata AAA Group cultivar baxijiao chromosome BXJ3-9, Cavendish_Baxijiao_AAA, whole genome shotgun sequence, a single genomic region encodes these proteins:
- the LOC135648273 gene encoding soluble inorganic pyrophosphatase 6, chloroplastic-like yields MAATVSATRFAAVAAGALRGLRWRCSPPDHHALLFSKRPGAVSLNHRRRFVAPSALHKADIQAKDEGQPETLDYRVFFLDGSGKKISPWHDVPLHLGDGVFNFVVEIPKETSAKMEVATDEPYTPIKQDTKKGKLRYYPYNINWNYGLLPQTWEDPSFANAEVEGALGDNDPVDVVEIGERQAKIGEILKVKPLAALAMIDEGELDWKIVAISLDDPRASLVNDADDVEKHFPGTLTAIRDWFRDYKIPDGKPANRFGLGNKAANKDYALKVITETNESWAKLMKRSVAAGELSLV; encoded by the exons ATGGCGGCGACCGTATCCGCCACCCGCTTCGCCGCCGTAGCCGCCGGTGCTCTCCGGGGACTGCGGTGGCGATGCTCCCCTCCGGATCATCACGCCTTGCTATTCTCCAAGAGGCCCGGAGCCGTCTCACTCAATCACCGGCGCCGCTTCGTCGCCCCGTCCGCCCTCCACAAGGCCGACATCCAGGCCAAGGACGAGGGCCAGCCGGAGACCCTCGACTACCGGGTCTTCTTCCTCGACGGCTCCGGCAAGAAGATCTCGCCGTGGCACGATGTGCCCTTGCACTTGGGCGACGGGGTCTTCAACTTCGTGGTGGAGATCCCCAAGGAGACGAGTGCGAAGATGGAGGTGGCCACCGACGAGCCGTACACGCCTATAAAGCAGGACACCAAGAAAGGGAAGCTTCGATACTACCC GTACAACATAAACTGGAACTATGGATTACTTCCACAGACGTGGGAAGACCCATCTTTTGCTAATGCAGAAGTCGAAGGGGCTTTGGGAGATAATGATCCAG TTGATGTTGTTGAGATAGGTGAAAGACAGGCTAAGATTGGTGAGATTCTCAAGGTGAAGCCCTTGGCTGCTTTAGCTATGATTGACGAAGGGGAGCTTGACTGGAAGATTGTTGCTATTTCATTGGATGATCCTCGAGCTTCACTTGTAAATGATGCTGATGATGTCGAGAAACATTTCCCG GGAACTCTTACTGCTATAAGAGACTGGTTCAGAGACTACAAGATACCGGATGGAAAGCCTGCTAATAGATTTGGTCTTGGCAACAAAGCTGCAAACAAG GATTATGCTTTGAAGGTTATTAC